Proteins encoded within one genomic window of Spirulina major PCC 6313:
- a CDS encoding transposase has product MKYNPKIHHRQSIRLRGYDYTQPGAYFVTICTYKKQCWFGEVRNGTMYRNQIGNLVAHEWLKSPQIRDNVKLDAWVVMPNHLHGIVWLLETKTRRGATLAPRPCATPHQGWGRSRNELGSFIAGFKSSVTRQINQLREHSELPIWQRNYYETIIRDDTALHSIRNYIQQNPEQWLQDKEHPQRHTEFTKLSLDLVF; this is encoded by the coding sequence ATGAAATACAACCCCAAAATCCACCATCGCCAATCCATTCGTCTGCGGGGTTACGACTACACCCAACCTGGAGCATATTTTGTCACCATCTGCACCTACAAAAAACAATGTTGGTTCGGAGAAGTCCGCAACGGCACAATGTATCGCAATCAAATCGGGAACTTGGTTGCCCACGAATGGTTAAAATCGCCTCAAATTCGGGATAACGTGAAGCTAGATGCTTGGGTTGTGATGCCGAATCATCTGCATGGCATTGTCTGGTTGCTCGAAACCAAAACCCGTAGGGGCGCAACGCTTGCGCCCAGACCCTGCGCAACCCCACACCAAGGATGGGGGCGATCGCGCAACGAATTAGGCTCATTTATCGCCGGATTTAAAAGCAGCGTCACCCGCCAAATCAATCAACTCCGAGAGCATTCTGAATTACCGATCTGGCAGCGCAACTATTACGAAACAATCATCCGAGACGACACTGCATTACACTCCATCCGAAACTACATCCAACAGAATCCAGAACAGTGGCTACAGGATAAAGAACATCCTCAACGCCATACCGAATTCACAAAATTATCCCTCGATTTGGTGTTCTGA
- a CDS encoding NAD(P)/FAD-dependent oxidoreductase yields MRIGVIGGGAAGFFGAITAALTNPQAEVTIFEAAPEPLGKVRISGGGRCNVTHHCFDPAQLVQQYPRGGRALRGAFSRFQPEDTVAWFAARGVPLKTEADGRMFPITDDAATIADCLIHTARAAGVQVRLKTPVRGIERRDRWQIQLKQERWDCDRLLLATGSNRLAYRWIESLGHTLIPPVPSLFTFKLNDPRLRDLAGVSVDPAIVTLGPGKTKLQQTGPLLITHWGLSGPAVLKLSAWGARHLHDQRYHAPLTINWCPGETPDSLRQILAATKHATPKRKVSTAPPVPLPKRLWQRFVALNLANPDQLWAHLSKAELLSLARELTQGQYHITGKGVFKEEFVTCGGVELKEVDFKTLASRRCPGLYFAGEVLDVDGVTGGFNFQNAWTTGWLAGRAIAL; encoded by the coding sequence ATGCGCATTGGTGTGATCGGCGGCGGCGCGGCGGGATTTTTTGGGGCGATTACAGCGGCGTTAACGAACCCTCAGGCCGAGGTGACGATCTTCGAGGCTGCCCCGGAACCCCTGGGGAAAGTCCGCATTTCCGGCGGCGGCCGGTGCAATGTGACGCACCATTGTTTTGATCCGGCCCAGTTGGTGCAGCAGTATCCACGGGGGGGGCGGGCGTTGCGGGGGGCGTTTTCGCGGTTTCAGCCAGAGGATACGGTGGCTTGGTTTGCGGCGCGGGGGGTGCCGTTAAAAACCGAGGCCGATGGCCGGATGTTCCCGATCACCGACGATGCCGCGACGATCGCAGATTGCCTCATCCACACTGCACGAGCGGCAGGGGTACAGGTGCGTTTAAAAACCCCCGTGCGCGGCATCGAGCGGCGCGATCGCTGGCAGATCCAGTTAAAGCAGGAACGGTGGGACTGCGATCGCCTCCTCCTCGCCACGGGTTCCAATCGCCTCGCCTACCGTTGGATCGAGTCCCTCGGCCATACCCTGATCCCCCCCGTGCCCTCCCTCTTCACCTTCAAACTCAATGATCCGCGCCTGCGAGATCTCGCCGGGGTCAGCGTCGATCCGGCGATCGTCACCCTCGGCCCCGGCAAAACCAAACTGCAACAAACCGGCCCCCTACTGATCACCCATTGGGGTCTAAGCGGCCCCGCCGTCCTCAAGCTCTCCGCCTGGGGAGCGCGACACCTCCATGACCAGCGCTATCACGCCCCCTTAACGATTAACTGGTGTCCCGGCGAAACCCCCGACAGCCTCCGCCAGATCCTCGCTGCCACCAAACACGCCACCCCCAAGCGCAAAGTTAGCACCGCCCCCCCGGTTCCCCTCCCGAAACGCCTCTGGCAGCGCTTCGTTGCCCTCAACCTCGCCAACCCCGATCAACTCTGGGCCCACCTGAGCAAAGCCGAACTCCTCAGCCTCGCCCGCGAACTCACCCAAGGCCAGTATCACATCACCGGCAAAGGGGTGTTTAAGGAGGAATTTGTTACCTGTGGCGGCGTGGAGTTAAAAGAAGTGGACTTTAAAACCTTGGCCAGTCGTCGCTGTCCGGGTCTTTATTTCGCTGGGGAAGTGCTTGATGTGGACGGGGTAACGGGGGGGTTTAATTTCCAAAATGCCTGGACGACGGGCTGGCTCGCCGGACGTGCGATCGCCCTATGA
- a CDS encoding Uma2 family endonuclease, with amino-acid sequence MIANPHDLQLSAAEYLAHEQDSPIKHEYRAGEIYAMAGASEAHVTIAGNIFALLRSHVRGSGCRVYMADMKTRIDATNCYYYPDVLVTCDERDRALKQFKQHPCLIIEVLSPETEACDRGDKFFDYQQIETLQEYVVISQTQPRVNIFRRDQSGLWTLQFYEPDTPVHLQSIDFKISFEQLYEDVVFEEPDEVGQPSDQE; translated from the coding sequence ATGATTGCGAATCCCCACGATCTCCAACTCTCAGCAGCAGAATACCTCGCCCACGAACAGGACAGCCCGATCAAACACGAATACCGCGCTGGCGAAATCTACGCGATGGCAGGCGCAAGTGAAGCCCATGTCACCATTGCGGGTAACATTTTCGCGTTGCTCCGCAGCCATGTACGAGGTTCCGGCTGTCGGGTTTACATGGCAGATATGAAAACGCGCATCGACGCGACTAATTGTTATTACTATCCCGATGTTTTGGTGACCTGTGATGAGCGCGATCGCGCCTTAAAACAATTCAAGCAACACCCCTGTCTAATCATTGAAGTCCTATCCCCAGAAACTGAGGCTTGCGATCGTGGCGATAAATTCTTTGATTATCAACAGATTGAAACCCTACAAGAATACGTCGTCATCAGCCAAACCCAGCCACGAGTCAATATATTCCGACGCGATCAATCAGGACTCTGGACATTACAATTTTACGAACCCGACACCCCCGTCCATCTCCAAAGTATTGATTTCAAAATCAGTTTTGAGCAACTCTATGAAGATGTAGTTTTTGAGGAACCCGATGAAGTAGGGCAACCGAGTGATCAAGAATAG
- a CDS encoding glycoside hydrolase family 9 protein produces MLKGYRWSGVAIAVLLIALIWRGGWLLGVASMSTPTAPIQVYPVDGTLVAVEFNLGAVVHAQQTPYQPEPGDRIVTRDDQPWVRRNKTLIGNLVGPNHDLLYGFDRYEGDRLDPNWADQSNHYRLASENDPNYRQARQPGAVFRKSKPTDMAQLSRGELDWPVRHRLYLRFSQPLSVGKTYTLSFERSPLALSAVTFRYDPQRQWSEAVHVSQLGFRPDDPVKVGFLSLWVGNGGGWSYPEGLEFTVVAAGSDRIQFTGQAQLTKTATESEDPRDRNYTLTDVYSLDFSNLRTPGRYRLCVATVGCSLPFAIAPDIWKTAYRTVARGFYHQRSGIPLTQPYTDWTRPRPFHPDDTPIYQARTTLMETTMGLGDESVFEALQAETSTTPVPEAWGGYFDAGDWDRRIQHLEATRLQLELVEIAPRITQLGLNIPQDYPSLPDLVNEALWNLDFFRRLQLPNGGVRGGIESSSHPHRGEASWQNTLPTYVYGPDLWSSYLYAGGAAQVATILQDRAPDLAQTYRRSAIAAMTYAEAARTDPAAAHGLNPLPHQVNDARNLAAVELYRLTGESRWHDLFLQTTVFDDPDAPTLQWASHHQRDAAFVYARLRDRPADSRVQRQARRALIKEADLVLAFSQQTGFRWAKDDPYQPIGWGSSFGAPKAIALIRAHVLTGQEQYYRGAIVVSQFALGANPDNITTITGLGHHPPQNPLIIDARIQAQAPPPGIPIYGPLDVVKYSHYWTFDRFRPVTFPDPSQWPTTEAYFDIFLFPAVTEFTIAQSMGPTTYAWGYLAATDPPRSVSLLPAGDS; encoded by the coding sequence GTGCTCAAGGGATATCGGTGGAGTGGTGTTGCGATCGCAGTTCTCCTGATTGCCTTGATCTGGCGGGGGGGCTGGCTCTTGGGTGTGGCATCGATGTCTACTCCGACCGCCCCGATTCAGGTATATCCAGTGGATGGGACGCTGGTGGCGGTGGAATTTAACCTCGGTGCTGTGGTTCACGCTCAGCAAACACCGTACCAACCGGAACCGGGCGATCGCATCGTGACACGGGATGATCAGCCCTGGGTACGGCGCAATAAAACCCTCATCGGTAACCTCGTCGGCCCCAATCACGATCTTCTCTATGGCTTTGATCGCTACGAGGGCGATCGCCTCGACCCCAACTGGGCCGACCAAAGCAATCACTATCGCCTCGCCTCCGAGAATGATCCGAACTATCGCCAAGCCCGTCAACCGGGGGCGGTGTTTCGCAAAAGCAAGCCGACGGACATGGCCCAACTCAGCCGGGGCGAACTGGATTGGCCCGTGCGCCATCGGCTCTATCTCCGCTTTTCCCAGCCGTTAAGCGTTGGCAAAACCTATACCCTGTCCTTTGAGCGATCGCCCCTGGCCTTATCTGCGGTCACGTTCCGCTACGATCCCCAACGGCAATGGAGCGAGGCGGTGCATGTGTCGCAGTTGGGGTTTCGACCGGATGATCCGGTGAAAGTGGGGTTTTTGTCGTTGTGGGTGGGCAACGGGGGGGGCTGGTCCTATCCGGAGGGTTTGGAGTTTACGGTGGTGGCGGCGGGGAGCGATCGCATTCAATTCACCGGCCAGGCGCAATTAACCAAAACGGCGACGGAATCCGAAGATCCCCGCGATCGCAACTATACCCTCACCGATGTCTACAGCCTCGACTTTAGTAACCTCCGCACCCCCGGCCGCTATCGCCTCTGTGTGGCAACCGTGGGCTGTTCGCTGCCCTTTGCGATCGCCCCTGACATTTGGAAAACGGCCTACCGCACCGTGGCCCGTGGTTTCTACCATCAACGCAGCGGCATCCCCCTCACCCAGCCCTACACCGATTGGACACGCCCCCGTCCCTTCCACCCCGACGACACCCCCATCTACCAAGCCCGCACCACCCTCATGGAAACCACCATGGGACTTGGGGATGAAAGCGTTTTTGAAGCCTTACAAGCTGAAACCAGCACAACCCCCGTGCCGGAAGCCTGGGGGGGGTATTTTGATGCGGGGGATTGGGATCGCCGGATTCAGCACCTCGAAGCCACCCGCCTACAGTTGGAACTCGTCGAAATTGCGCCCCGCATTACCCAACTGGGCTTGAACATTCCCCAGGACTACCCCAGCCTGCCCGACTTGGTGAATGAAGCCCTGTGGAATCTGGACTTTTTCCGGCGCTTGCAACTGCCCAATGGGGGCGTGCGTGGTGGGATTGAATCGAGTTCCCATCCCCATCGCGGTGAAGCCAGTTGGCAGAATACCCTACCGACCTATGTGTATGGGCCGGATCTGTGGTCGAGTTATCTCTATGCGGGGGGGGCGGCGCAGGTGGCAACGATCCTTCAGGATCGCGCCCCTGACTTGGCCCAAACCTATCGCCGCAGTGCGATCGCCGCCATGACCTACGCCGAAGCCGCCCGCACCGATCCCGCCGCTGCCCATGGCTTAAACCCCCTCCCCCACCAGGTTAACGATGCCCGCAACCTCGCCGCCGTCGAACTCTACCGCCTCACCGGGGAATCCCGTTGGCATGATCTTTTTCTACAAACCACGGTGTTTGATGATCCCGACGCGCCAACCCTGCAGTGGGCTAGCCATCATCAACGGGATGCGGCCTTTGTCTATGCTCGTTTGCGCGATCGCCCCGCTGACTCCCGCGTGCAACGCCAGGCCCGCCGCGCCCTGATCAAAGAAGCGGATCTTGTCCTGGCTTTTTCCCAACAAACGGGCTTTCGCTGGGCGAAGGATGACCCCTATCAGCCCATTGGCTGGGGCAGTAGTTTCGGCGCTCCGAAAGCGATCGCCCTGATTCGGGCCCATGTGTTAACGGGTCAAGAACAGTATTATCGAGGTGCGATCGTCGTCAGTCAATTCGCCCTCGGAGCCAACCCCGACAACATCACCACCATTACCGGCCTCGGTCATCACCCCCCCCAAAACCCCCTCATTATCGATGCCCGCATCCAAGCCCAAGCCCCACCCCCCGGCATCCCCATCTACGGCCCCCTCGATGTCGTTAAATACAGCCATTACTGGACCTTCGACCGCTTCCGCCCCGTCACCTTCCCCGACCCCAGCCAATGGCCCACCACCGAGGCCTACTTTGATATTTTTCTCTTTCCCGCCGTCACAGAATTCACGATCGCACAGTCCATGGGCCCCACCACCTACGCTTGGGGCTACCTGGCCGCCACCGATCCCCCAAGGAGTGTGAGTCTCTTGCCCGCTGGTGATTCATAG
- a CDS encoding oligosaccharide flippase family protein — MASIKKRAVRGATWVLFGYGAQQMLRFVNNLILTRLLVPEFFGLMALATTLRMGLELFSDVGVNQSVVQSPRGEDPTFLNTAWTVQVIRGLILWGVCLALTVPAANFYGDPNLLPLLPLVGFTTVLDGVRSNAFFTLNRRLEVGKLTMLELGASVLGLVVMITWAWLSPTIWALALGGLAGTLCKTIGSYCFFKEPLPRWQLDRESLEELASFGRWIFVAAIMMFLAEQSDRLILAKLLPFSMLGVYTIAYTMANIPRKLLKRLSTKVIFPAISQNNGLPRAQLVRKIQRQRWPLLLGSGLGVAIFMAFGDLVILALYDDRYDQAAWMLPVLSVGIWFAVLFYTHSPALLAVGKPVYNAYSNFASLLVMAVGVPLAYTWGGLPWAIAIISLSDFFPYLVSLYGLKQEQMLCLRQDFLSTVFCVGMLGVMLVLRYGADWGMPLDLMFETYY, encoded by the coding sequence ATGGCTTCGATTAAAAAACGCGCTGTTCGTGGTGCAACCTGGGTCTTATTTGGCTACGGAGCACAACAAATGCTCCGCTTCGTCAATAACCTCATCCTCACCCGTCTGCTCGTCCCGGAATTCTTCGGGCTGATGGCCCTCGCCACCACCCTCCGCATGGGTTTGGAACTCTTTTCCGATGTGGGCGTGAATCAAAGCGTCGTCCAGAGTCCACGGGGAGAAGATCCCACCTTTTTAAACACCGCTTGGACAGTGCAGGTGATTCGGGGGCTAATTTTATGGGGGGTTTGCCTCGCCCTAACGGTTCCCGCTGCTAACTTTTATGGTGATCCCAACTTGCTCCCCCTCCTGCCCCTAGTCGGGTTCACGACTGTCCTGGATGGTGTTCGCTCCAATGCATTTTTCACCCTCAATCGTCGTCTGGAGGTGGGGAAACTGACGATGCTTGAACTGGGCGCAAGTGTGTTGGGGCTAGTGGTGATGATCACTTGGGCGTGGCTGAGTCCGACCATTTGGGCCCTGGCCCTAGGGGGGTTAGCGGGAACGTTGTGTAAAACCATTGGCAGTTATTGCTTTTTTAAAGAGCCGTTACCGCGTTGGCAGCTTGACCGGGAATCCTTAGAGGAATTGGCCTCCTTTGGGCGGTGGATTTTTGTGGCGGCAATCATGATGTTTTTGGCCGAGCAGTCCGATCGCCTCATTTTGGCGAAGTTGCTGCCGTTTTCTATGTTGGGGGTGTATACGATCGCCTACACGATGGCTAATATTCCCCGCAAACTTTTAAAACGCCTCAGCACGAAGGTCATCTTCCCGGCCATTTCCCAAAATAACGGACTCCCCAGGGCGCAACTGGTGCGCAAAATTCAGCGACAGCGGTGGCCGTTGTTGTTAGGTTCTGGGCTAGGGGTGGCGATTTTTATGGCGTTTGGGGATTTGGTGATTTTGGCGCTCTATGATGATCGCTACGATCAGGCGGCCTGGATGTTGCCGGTTTTGTCGGTGGGGATCTGGTTTGCGGTGCTGTTTTATACCCATAGCCCAGCGTTGTTGGCGGTGGGCAAGCCGGTGTACAACGCCTACAGCAATTTTGCGAGTTTATTGGTGATGGCGGTGGGTGTGCCCTTGGCATATACCTGGGGGGGGCTGCCCTGGGCGATCGCGATTATTTCCTTGAGTGATTTTTTCCCCTATCTGGTGTCGTTGTATGGCTTGAAGCAAGAGCAAATGCTCTGTTTGCGCCAAGATTTTCTGAGTACGGTGTTTTGTGTGGGGATGTTGGGGGTGATGTTGGTGCTGCGCTATGGGGCGGATTGGGGAATGCCCCTCGATCTAATGTTTGAAACCTATTATTGA
- a CDS encoding response regulator: MASHKVLILDGDSVVRSKLRRLLPPGSYEIAEASDGESGLALIHQERGRIRFILLNAALAKVSGWDVVAHLKADSDFQHIPLVVMRGSQRQDPDLTEPVYAAVEVLDKPFERSQLKRAVKTAIQKAKALNPQKNAPKAVKKAVEPAIAPPIPEPPPKFSAPKPPPHPPTVPPAPVIPAIADNPPTIPPTDPTPVEDLDPTDLENAFEDYVDFGNLAAEQPEGDDPFAGLDDFMASAEASETLDLPEELQLIDDFEALPHDLEQPPFDPTSGFTQPFIRPQASEVQSTPAPSDPAVPTPYTRDTQTPPDLELEPEDLVNSPALSSEFSRGGMFSAPPVGEFYEEDEAIAPVPRPSAVVPAADLTVAPDSVEDTVFGDFGVDQPSAPDDAPESATDDVPLEFNPEAFWNQEPAIAPSPSAFDLDEDEHPFEDEDLSSFLTRPAAIPPRKLDAEDETDDLFLTPDPEPPSDDLAPLDLGLDHPFAEIPADSMAATNASDAASDFLAEPDPAPIPDPIIDPALAYTPSDQPDAEIPLAGEDEGESQLTVGADTADVAGTGDDFTLGNDFEFDLSSWEPDAVTPMPDPLLDADDHPIAPLGEIQFDPSDQLEPDTEENTVLGETRSPAPPPTDPGDPFAALDDFTLATPDAENTILADKQTSPPIANRLEQQLDAALASEDAEKADDGDDVDVLNDSPEYTVLEDKQEIDPAQFPRFSFENPDTKPTLLQEGMVTLLGFDEVKMRFESRLESERNAALRDALDYGEEGYDLVINALRDEAGPVRDAAEQLIKEQLRKSKHARPLAQQAWLEVECISVITGHSHWVQTVAIAQDNRTLVSGSKDSTIKTWDLRTGRETGTITGHAASVLSIAISPDGDHIISSSTDNTIRIWDIHNGTEIQAISGDAHHKIYVVALSPDGSVIISASADQTAKPEFETGLSGLLSYLPSKTTSPLLSLINFIRRSREIKLWDLPTGKVKGSLVGYSKGVTDLAITPKGDKVVSGSRDHTIKVWDLETRKTLNTLWGHTDEIRSVVVTTNGQYVVSGSRDRTIKIWDLRTGHVLRTLRGHSQSVTSIAISPDGKTIISGSRDATLRIWDFDSGEHLNTLMGHTDLIRSVAISPDGRTIVSGSRDNTIRVWAVKG, translated from the coding sequence ATGGCGAGTCACAAAGTCCTCATATTAGATGGTGATAGTGTTGTCCGCAGCAAATTGCGCCGACTACTCCCCCCCGGCAGCTATGAAATTGCGGAGGCTAGTGATGGCGAGTCAGGGCTAGCTCTGATTCACCAAGAACGGGGGCGGATTCGGTTTATTTTGCTCAATGCGGCGCTGGCGAAGGTGAGCGGTTGGGATGTGGTGGCTCACTTGAAAGCCGATTCAGATTTTCAACATATTCCCCTGGTGGTGATGCGGGGTTCCCAGCGTCAAGATCCGGATCTCACGGAGCCGGTCTACGCAGCGGTGGAGGTTCTGGATAAACCCTTTGAGCGATCGCAACTCAAACGCGCCGTTAAAACTGCAATCCAAAAAGCGAAGGCTCTCAACCCACAGAAGAACGCCCCCAAAGCGGTAAAAAAAGCGGTAGAACCTGCGATCGCGCCCCCCATACCTGAACCTCCACCGAAATTCTCCGCTCCTAAACCTCCACCACACCCCCCCACTGTTCCGCCAGCCCCGGTGATTCCAGCGATCGCGGACAATCCCCCAACGATTCCCCCCACAGACCCAACACCCGTTGAGGATCTCGACCCCACCGATCTAGAAAATGCCTTTGAAGACTATGTGGATTTTGGAAATTTAGCGGCAGAACAGCCAGAGGGGGATGATCCCTTTGCGGGGTTGGATGATTTTATGGCCTCCGCTGAAGCGTCCGAGACCCTCGACCTCCCCGAAGAACTGCAACTCATTGATGATTTTGAGGCCTTACCCCACGACCTCGAACAGCCACCCTTTGACCCCACCTCCGGGTTTACTCAGCCGTTCATCCGGCCCCAAGCCTCAGAGGTGCAGTCCACCCCAGCCCCGTCTGATCCTGCCGTTCCCACCCCCTACACCCGCGACACCCAGACCCCGCCTGACCTGGAGCTAGAACCGGAGGATTTGGTTAATTCGCCTGCGTTGAGTTCAGAGTTTAGCCGGGGGGGGATGTTTAGTGCGCCGCCGGTGGGGGAGTTTTACGAGGAGGATGAGGCGATCGCGCCAGTCCCGCGTCCGTCTGCCGTCGTTCCCGCTGCGGATCTCACCGTGGCACCCGATTCGGTGGAGGATACTGTCTTTGGCGATTTTGGCGTTGATCAGCCGTCCGCCCCGGATGACGCGCCGGAATCGGCCACCGATGACGTGCCGTTGGAGTTTAACCCAGAGGCCTTTTGGAATCAGGAGCCAGCGATCGCGCCGTCCCCCTCAGCCTTTGACCTCGACGAAGACGAGCACCCCTTTGAGGACGAAGATCTTTCTAGTTTTCTCACCCGGCCCGCCGCCATTCCGCCCCGCAAACTCGATGCAGAGGACGAAACCGACGATCTCTTCCTCACCCCCGACCCTGAACCCCCCTCCGATGATCTGGCCCCCCTAGATTTAGGGTTGGATCATCCCTTTGCAGAGATACCAGCGGACTCGATGGCCGCGACGAACGCCAGCGATGCCGCCTCAGACTTTCTCGCCGAGCCAGATCCCGCCCCCATCCCCGACCCGATTATTGATCCGGCCCTGGCCTATACCCCAAGCGACCAGCCCGATGCAGAGATACCGTTAGCCGGGGAAGACGAGGGGGAATCTCAGCTTACGGTCGGGGCTGACACTGCCGATGTTGCCGGAACCGGGGATGATTTCACCCTAGGGAATGATTTTGAGTTTGATCTTTCAAGCTGGGAACCCGATGCGGTCACGCCGATGCCCGATCCCCTCCTAGATGCGGATGATCATCCGATCGCGCCCCTGGGAGAAATTCAGTTTGACCCCTCGGATCAACTCGAACCGGATACCGAGGAGAATACGGTGTTAGGCGAGACGCGATCGCCCGCCCCTCCCCCCACCGATCCAGGTGACCCCTTCGCCGCGCTCGATGATTTCACCCTGGCCACCCCCGACGCAGAAAACACCATCCTGGCAGATAAGCAAACCAGCCCCCCCATTGCCAACCGCCTCGAACAACAACTGGATGCGGCCTTAGCCTCCGAGGATGCGGAAAAGGCTGATGATGGTGATGATGTCGATGTGCTCAACGACAGCCCCGAATATACCGTCCTCGAAGACAAGCAAGAGATTGACCCGGCCCAGTTTCCGCGCTTTTCCTTTGAAAATCCTGACACCAAACCCACCCTGCTCCAAGAGGGCATGGTGACGCTGTTGGGGTTTGATGAAGTGAAGATGCGGTTTGAAAGCCGTCTTGAGTCCGAACGAAACGCCGCCCTCCGGGATGCCTTGGACTACGGAGAAGAAGGTTATGATCTGGTGATCAATGCCCTGCGAGACGAAGCGGGGCCAGTGCGTGACGCAGCGGAACAGTTGATTAAAGAACAGTTGCGCAAGTCCAAACACGCCCGCCCCCTCGCCCAGCAAGCCTGGTTAGAGGTGGAGTGCATCAGCGTCATTACGGGCCATTCCCATTGGGTGCAGACGGTGGCGATCGCTCAAGATAACCGCACCCTCGTCAGCGGCAGCAAAGACAGCACGATCAAAACCTGGGATCTGCGCACCGGCCGCGAAACCGGCACGATCACCGGCCATGCCGCCTCTGTCCTCTCCATCGCCATCAGTCCCGACGGCGACCACATCATCAGCAGCAGCACCGACAACACGATCCGGATTTGGGACATTCACAACGGCACGGAAATTCAAGCGATTAGCGGTGATGCCCACCATAAAATCTACGTCGTCGCCCTCAGCCCAGACGGCAGCGTGATCATCAGTGCCAGTGCCGACCAAACCGCCAAGCCGGAATTTGAAACCGGCCTTTCCGGGCTGCTTAGTTATCTCCCCTCAAAAACCACCTCGCCCCTGTTGTCGTTGATTAACTTCATTCGGCGCAGTCGGGAAATTAAGCTGTGGGATCTGCCCACGGGTAAAGTGAAAGGGAGTTTAGTGGGCTATTCCAAAGGGGTGACGGATCTCGCGATCACGCCCAAGGGGGATAAGGTGGTGAGCGGCAGTCGCGACCACACGATTAAAGTTTGGGATCTGGAAACGCGCAAAACCCTAAACACCCTCTGGGGCCATACCGATGAGATTCGCTCGGTGGTGGTGACCACCAATGGTCAATATGTGGTGAGTGGGAGTCGCGATCGCACGATCAAAATTTGGGATCTGCGCACCGGCCATGTCCTCCGCACCCTGCGCGGCCACAGCCAATCCGTCACCTCCATCGCCATCAGCCCCGACGGCAAAACGATCATCAGCGGCAGCCGCGATGCGACCTTGAGAATCTGGGACTTTGACAGCGGCGAACACCTCAACACCTTAATGGGTCACACCGACCTGATCCGCTCTGTGGCCATCAGTCCCGACGGCCGCACGATCGTCAGCGGTAGCCGCGACAATACGATCCGGGTGTGGGCGGTGAAAGGGTGA
- a CDS encoding CbiQ family ECF transporter T component encodes MDLLRSLPIGLYLEQPVTWLHHLDPRVKLGWLMTFLLAPILANNACRIALVGLLILLTLTARIPWRAWKQQMGWLLIVAGLAFVITCIFDDGLALTSQPRLVGAELSDITATGYQFGDYRDIQPTPYDYVVLSVGRITVTRHSLDLATRFTTLLFTLVYSTSLYLLVTAPEEITTGLEQLLDPLNRFKIPITEILLTLTLALRFIPLVLEEVQNLTRSVRTRAINWKKIGLKQTIQIWLVVAERLIENLLLRAEQIALAMNVRGFTAPNEHRVQWHRLQLRWGDGVAIALLILLWWARLSVGWMV; translated from the coding sequence ATGGACTTATTGCGATCGCTCCCTATTGGTCTTTATCTTGAACAGCCCGTCACCTGGCTGCACCACCTCGATCCGCGTGTGAAGTTGGGGTGGTTGATGACATTTTTGCTCGCGCCGATTTTGGCGAATAATGCCTGTCGGATTGCCCTGGTGGGGTTGTTGATTCTCTTAACCCTGACGGCGCGGATTCCCTGGCGGGCCTGGAAGCAGCAAATGGGCTGGCTCTTGATCGTGGCGGGGTTAGCGTTTGTGATTACCTGTATTTTTGATGATGGTCTTGCCCTCACGAGTCAGCCCCGCCTCGTCGGGGCAGAATTGTCAGATATCACCGCCACGGGCTACCAATTTGGCGACTATCGCGACATTCAGCCCACGCCCTACGACTATGTGGTGTTGTCGGTGGGACGCATTACCGTGACGCGGCATTCTCTGGATTTGGCGACCCGTTTTACAACCCTTTTGTTTACCTTGGTTTACAGCACGAGCCTTTATCTGTTGGTGACGGCTCCCGAAGAAATTACCACGGGCCTCGAACAATTACTTGACCCATTGAACCGCTTTAAGATTCCGATTACGGAAATTTTGTTGACGTTGACGTTGGCGTTGCGGTTCATTCCGTTGGTGCTGGAAGAGGTGCAAAATTTGACGCGATCGGTGCGCACGCGGGCGATTAATTGGAAAAAAATTGGGCTGAAACAGACGATACAGATCTGGCTGGTGGTGGCGGAGCGGTTGATTGAGAATTTGTTATTGCGGGCCGAACAGATTGCCCTGGCGATGAATGTGCGGGGGTTCACTGCGCCGAACGAGCATCGGGTGCAGTGGCATCGGTTGCAGTTGCGCTGGGGGGATGGGGTGGCGATCGCACTCCTCATTCTGTTGTGGTGGGCGCGGTTAAGCGTGGGGTGGATGGTGTGA